The Corythoichthys intestinalis isolate RoL2023-P3 chromosome 1, ASM3026506v1, whole genome shotgun sequence genome has a segment encoding these proteins:
- the LOC130920822 gene encoding NACHT, LRR and PYD domains-containing protein 4A-like, giving the protein MEKKNQKKKQNQTMEKKNLKKIQKMKGVGKSEVHRSALQKASESEGNLDIFIRFLFGLSLACNQKLVGELLKAPQDCRRSKPKTVKLIKERIKQNTPQKNINLFYCLKELKDDSLLKQFQKKNRSRQYRTNSMPNDMWSALAFFLLTHDKTMKSFDLGRYSPLPLGLEKLLVVVKASQRSSLHGCNLDKGSCHLLASVLSSPSNLKHLNLSYNNLSDEGVAILSKGLASPNCILESLILRMCGLDKDGCHPLASILRSPANLRHLNLSWNALSDKGVEILSKGLASPNCKLESLTLTLCKITDKGCVLLAEALKSNPSHLQNLLLWGNPIGEEGRRVLSHVQEDPSYRLQTVGV; this is encoded by the exons ATGGAGAAAAAGAATCAGAAGAAGAAACAGAATCAGACGATGGAGAAAAAGAATCTGAAGAAGATACAGAAGATGAAGGGGGTTGGAAAATCAGAGGTTCACCGGTCTGCTCTCCAGAAAGCCTCGGAGAGTGAAGGAAACTTGGACATATTCATCCGCTTCCTCTTTGGCCTTTCCTTGGCGTGCAACCAGAAACTAGTGGGGGAACTGCTGAAAGCTCCTCAGGACTGCAGACGAAGCAAGCCAAAGACTGTCAAGTTGATCAAGGAGCGGATAAAACAAAACACTCCACAGAAGAACATCAACTTGTTCTACTGCTTAAAGGAGCTGAAGGACGACTCTCTGCTGAAGcagtttcagaagaaaaatcgTTCCAGACAATATCGTACAAACAGCATGCCAAATGACATGTGGTCAGCCTTGGCCTTCTTTTTACTGACACACGACAAAACCATGAAGTCCTTTGACCTGGGGCGTTATTCCCCATTGCCTTTGGGGCTCGAGAAGCTGTTGGTGGTGGTCAAGGCTTCTCAACGATCAAG TCTACATGGTTGTAACCTGGACAAAGGCAGCTGTCACCTGCTGGCTTCCGTTCTcagctctccatccaacctgaaGCATCTGAATCTGAGCTACAACAATCTGTCTGACGAAGGGGTGGCgatcctctcgaaaggactggccagcccaaacTGCATCTTAGAGTCCCTCAT TTTAAGAATGTGTGGCCTGGACAAAGACGGCTGTCACCCGCTGGCTTCCATTCTCAGATCTCCAGCCAACCTGAGGCATCTGAATCTGAGCTGGAACGCTCTGTCAGACAAAGGGGTGGAGATCCTCTcaaaaggactggccagcccaaacTGCAAATTGGAGTCCCTCAC GCTGACACTTTGCAAGATCACGGATAAAGGATGCGTTTTGTTGGCCGAGGCGCTCAAGTCAAACCCCTCCCATCTTCAAAACCTATTGCTGTGGGGTAATCCAATAGGTGAAGAAGGAAGGAGGGTCTTATCGCACGTCCAAGAGGATCCAAGCTATCGCCTGCAGACTGTCGG GGTTTAA